One stretch of Myxocyprinus asiaticus isolate MX2 ecotype Aquarium Trade chromosome 23, UBuf_Myxa_2, whole genome shotgun sequence DNA includes these proteins:
- the LOC127414183 gene encoding DDB1- and CUL4-associated factor 10-like isoform X2, protein MSSEQPSDNEEPEEPRTTSVCELDHERQKSDEDRGSTRPSSPQAGNESAGVSGSSRLELAGDCGTGSRCRGSSVCDSLFSWIYSRTIRRGPLVDPVRDHYRIMTRLYSSMSPAADSVNLSTQTHGAVFNLEYSPDGSVLTVACEQTEVLLFDPVSSRHIKTLVEAHEDCVNNIRFLDNRLFATCSDDTTIALWDLRNLNSKVCSLHGHASWVKNIEYDTHTRLLVTSGFDGNVITWDTNRFTEEGCPHKKFFHTRYLMRMRLTPDCSKMLISTSSGYLLILHDLDLTQSLEVGSYRILRARRAPLSTGSSAGSRSGGSRHTSDSKAHPHREGLSPRNSLEVLTPEIPGERDRGNCITSLQLHPKGWATLLRCSSNMDDQEWTCVYEFQEGAPPRPPVSPRCSLRLTHYIEEANVGRGYIKELCFSPDGRLICSPYGYGVRLLAFDEHCAELTDCMPVRTALLREVRSIYSHSDVVLTTKFSPTHCQFASGCLSGRVALYQPHF, encoded by the exons ATGAGCTCGGAACAGCCGAGCGACAATGAGGAGCCCGAAGAGCCGCGCACCACCAGCGTCTGCGAGCTGGACCATGAGAGGCAGAAAAGCGACGAGGACAGGGGCTCCACGAGACCATCATCTCCGCAAGCGGGCAACGAGAGTGCCGGTGTGTCGGGCAGCTCCAGGCTCGAGTTGGCCGGAGACTGCGGCACGGGCTCGAGGTGCAGGGGCTCGAGCGTGTGTGACTCTCTGTTCTCGTGGATCTACAGTAGGACAATCCGCAGGGGGCCGCTCGTAGACCCTGTTCGAGATCATTACCGTATCATGACACGACTTTACTCGTCCATGAGTCCGGCTGCGGATTCGGTCAACCTCAGTACACAAACTCACGGTGCTGTCTTTAACTTGGAGTACTCTCCGGACGG GTCGGTTTTGACGGTTGCTTGTGAGCAGACAGAGGTGCTTTTGTTCGAccctgtttcctccagacatatCAAAACACTTGTGGAGGCTCATGAGGACTGTGTAAACAACATAAG GTTTCTTGACAACCGACTGTTTGCAACCTGCTCCGATGACACCACTATTGCATTGTGGGACTTGCGGAATCTCAACTCGAAGGTGTGCTCATTGCATGGCCACGCCAGCTGGGTCAAGAACATAGAGTATGACACGCACACACGTCTGCTTGTCACATCTGGATTTGATGGAAATGTCATCACCTGGGATACCAACAG GTTTACAGAAGAAGGCTGCCCCCACAAGAAGTTCTTCCACACACGCTATCTAATGCGGATGCGTCTGACTCCAGACTGTAGTAAGATGTTGATCTCCACCTCCTCTGGTTACCTGCTCATCTTACATGACCTTGACCTCACCCAGAGCCTTGAGGTTGGCAGCTACCGCATCCTACGAGCCCGCAGAGCTCCACTCAGCACAG GTTCATCAGCAGGCTCCAGGTCAGGAGGTTCTCGTCATACCAGTGACAGCAAAGCCCATCCCCACAGAGAAG GGTTGTCACCCAGAAACAGTCTTGAGGTTTTAACCCCAGAGATCCCAGGTGAGAGGGACCGTGGGAACTGCATCACCTCCTTGCAACTGCATCCTAAAGGCTGGGCCACACTGCTGCGCTGCTCCAGCAACATGGACGACCAGGAG TGGACTTGTGTGTACGAGTTTCAAGAGGGAGCCCCACCTCGACCCCCAGTGTCTCCTCGCTGCTCTCTGCGTCTCACGCACTACATTGAGGAGGCCAACGTCGGTCGTGGCTACATTAAGGAGCTGTGCTTCAGCCCTGATGGACGGCTCATTTGCTCGCCGTACGGTTACGGCGTACGCTTGCTGGCCTTTGATGAGCACTGTGCAGAGCTGACAGACTGCATGCCTGTACGGACGGCTCTGCTGCGGGAGGTCCGCTCCATCTACTCTCACAGCGACGTGGTGCTCACAACAAAATTCTCACCCACTCACTGTCAGTTCGCATCAGGCTGCCTCAGTGGACGTGTCGCTTTGTACCAACCACACTTTTAA
- the LOC127414183 gene encoding DDB1- and CUL4-associated factor 10-like isoform X1 produces MSSEQPSDNEEPEEPRTTSVCELDHERQKSDEDRGSTRPSSPQAGNESAGVSGSSRLELAGDCGTGSRCRGSSVCDSLFSWIYSRTIRRGPLVDPVRDHYRIMTRLYSSMSPAADSVNLSTQTHGAVFNLEYSPDGSVLTVACEQTEVLLFDPVSSRHIKTLVEAHEDCVNNIRFLDNRLFATCSDDTTIALWDLRNLNSKVCSLHGHASWVKNIEYDTHTRLLVTSGFDGNVITWDTNRFTEEGCPHKKFFHTRYLMRMRLTPDCSKMLISTSSGYLLILHDLDLTQSLEVGSYRILRARRAPLSTEGSSAGSRSGGSRHTSDSKAHPHREGLSPRNSLEVLTPEIPGERDRGNCITSLQLHPKGWATLLRCSSNMDDQEWTCVYEFQEGAPPRPPVSPRCSLRLTHYIEEANVGRGYIKELCFSPDGRLICSPYGYGVRLLAFDEHCAELTDCMPVRTALLREVRSIYSHSDVVLTTKFSPTHCQFASGCLSGRVALYQPHF; encoded by the exons ATGAGCTCGGAACAGCCGAGCGACAATGAGGAGCCCGAAGAGCCGCGCACCACCAGCGTCTGCGAGCTGGACCATGAGAGGCAGAAAAGCGACGAGGACAGGGGCTCCACGAGACCATCATCTCCGCAAGCGGGCAACGAGAGTGCCGGTGTGTCGGGCAGCTCCAGGCTCGAGTTGGCCGGAGACTGCGGCACGGGCTCGAGGTGCAGGGGCTCGAGCGTGTGTGACTCTCTGTTCTCGTGGATCTACAGTAGGACAATCCGCAGGGGGCCGCTCGTAGACCCTGTTCGAGATCATTACCGTATCATGACACGACTTTACTCGTCCATGAGTCCGGCTGCGGATTCGGTCAACCTCAGTACACAAACTCACGGTGCTGTCTTTAACTTGGAGTACTCTCCGGACGG GTCGGTTTTGACGGTTGCTTGTGAGCAGACAGAGGTGCTTTTGTTCGAccctgtttcctccagacatatCAAAACACTTGTGGAGGCTCATGAGGACTGTGTAAACAACATAAG GTTTCTTGACAACCGACTGTTTGCAACCTGCTCCGATGACACCACTATTGCATTGTGGGACTTGCGGAATCTCAACTCGAAGGTGTGCTCATTGCATGGCCACGCCAGCTGGGTCAAGAACATAGAGTATGACACGCACACACGTCTGCTTGTCACATCTGGATTTGATGGAAATGTCATCACCTGGGATACCAACAG GTTTACAGAAGAAGGCTGCCCCCACAAGAAGTTCTTCCACACACGCTATCTAATGCGGATGCGTCTGACTCCAGACTGTAGTAAGATGTTGATCTCCACCTCCTCTGGTTACCTGCTCATCTTACATGACCTTGACCTCACCCAGAGCCTTGAGGTTGGCAGCTACCGCATCCTACGAGCCCGCAGAGCTCCACTCAGCACAG aagGTTCATCAGCAGGCTCCAGGTCAGGAGGTTCTCGTCATACCAGTGACAGCAAAGCCCATCCCCACAGAGAAG GGTTGTCACCCAGAAACAGTCTTGAGGTTTTAACCCCAGAGATCCCAGGTGAGAGGGACCGTGGGAACTGCATCACCTCCTTGCAACTGCATCCTAAAGGCTGGGCCACACTGCTGCGCTGCTCCAGCAACATGGACGACCAGGAG TGGACTTGTGTGTACGAGTTTCAAGAGGGAGCCCCACCTCGACCCCCAGTGTCTCCTCGCTGCTCTCTGCGTCTCACGCACTACATTGAGGAGGCCAACGTCGGTCGTGGCTACATTAAGGAGCTGTGCTTCAGCCCTGATGGACGGCTCATTTGCTCGCCGTACGGTTACGGCGTACGCTTGCTGGCCTTTGATGAGCACTGTGCAGAGCTGACAGACTGCATGCCTGTACGGACGGCTCTGCTGCGGGAGGTCCGCTCCATCTACTCTCACAGCGACGTGGTGCTCACAACAAAATTCTCACCCACTCACTGTCAGTTCGCATCAGGCTGCCTCAGTGGACGTGTCGCTTTGTACCAACCACACTTTTAA
- the pomk gene encoding protein O-mannose kinase: MGGTASYGTSGARCGLPAVLLCLAALLFANVLLYIYLDALYQDTNPLLAHMQCPPRHFKVGTMTTCTPWLQCPEIRAEVHRVKLIGQGAVKRVYLSEWRGQKVALSVLSSEQYKEDFLHGVSMLRSLQSTHVVSLIGACEEEGVFVTEYHPLGSALTLDATLAQDRYRWRNSWHTRLQLAIDYVAFMAYLHSSPAGIRVMCDSNDLHKTLSQFLLASDMHLLANDLDALPEVERGHRGVKCGHHELTGDFVAPEQLWPHGEDVPFSDELMPDYDEKTDIWKIPDVTRFLLGNVLGSDVIHFHLFQIYTECKRKDPHLRPSALEVLNVYRSVYDSMIESQSQRVREML; encoded by the exons ATGGGTGGCACTGCTAGCTATGGCACCAGTGGAGCAAGGTGTGGACTGCCTGCAGTTTTGCTTTGCCTGGCAGCTCTTCTCTTTGCCAACGTGCTGCTGTATATCTATCTAGATGCCCTGTACCAGGATACTAATCCTCTCTTGGCACACATGCAGTGCCCACCTCGCCACTTTAAAGTGGGCACTATGACCACATGTACCCCTTGGCTGCAGTGTCCAGAAATTCGTGCTGAAGTCCACCGTGTAAAACTCATTGGACAAGGGGCTGTAAAGAGG GTTTATCTGTCAGAGTGGCGAGGGCAGAAGGTAGCTCTGTCAGTTTTGTCTTCTGAGCAGTATAAAGAAGATTTTCTCCATGGAGTGTCAATGCTACGTTCCTTGCAGAGCACCCACGTTGTATCACTCATTGGGGCATGTGAGGAGGAAGGTGTGTTTGTTACAGAGTACCATCCTCTTGGATCAGCTCTGACTCTTGATGCCACCCTTGCCCAAGACAGATATCGCTGGCGAAACTCATGGCATACTCGGCTGCAGCTGGCAATAGACTACGTTGCCTTCATGGCATACCTGCACAGCAGCCCGGCGGGTATCCGTGTGATGTGTGACTCTAATGACCTTCACAAAACTCTTAGCCAGTTTCTTCTGGCATCTGACATGCATCTGTTGGCCAACGACCTGGATGCACTGCCTGAGGTGGAGAGGGGACATCGAGGGGTGAAGTGTGGCCACCATGAGCTAACTGGAGACTTTGTTGCTCCTGAGCAGTTATGGCCTCATGGTGAGGATGTTCCTTTCTCAGATGAGCTCATGCCTGACTACGATGAAAAGACAGACATCTGGAAGATTCCAGATGTGACACGTTTCTTATTGGGGAATGTCCTAGGAAGTGATGTCATCCATTTCCACTTGTTTCAGATCTATACAGAGTGCAAAAGGAAGGATCCTCATTTGCGGCCCTCGGCACTTGAGGTCCTCAATGTTTATCGCTCTGTCTATGACAGTATGATAGAGAGCCAATCACAGAGAGTTAGAGAAATGTTGTAA
- the zgc:123321 gene encoding protein YIPF5-like → MDMQSMGDFQNFEQDFYQSGYYMDGQQEEVYGYDPGYVHPEYHDVDSAAPSPDEYTTQGPTGQMFQPVAQPGQTDSYEEEPPLLEELGINFDHIWQKTLTVLNPLKPADGSIMNETDLTGPILFCIALGATLLMAGKAHFGYVYGTSALGCAGMYMLLNLMSCYSISCGCVASVLGYCLLPMVALSAFAVVYSLQGLLGTLLALFVIGWCSLSASKMFSSALDMSGQQLLVAYPCALLYGVFALLTVF, encoded by the exons ATGGACATGCAAAG CATGGGAGACTTTCAAAACTTTGAACAAGACTTCTATCAGTCTGGGTATTATATGGATGGCCAGCAAGAAGAGGTATATGGCTATGATCCAGGCTACGTCCATCCAGAATACCATGATGT TGACAGTGCTGCACCCTCACCAGATGAATATACCACTCAAGGACCTACTGGGCAAATGTTCCAGCCTGTAGCACAACCTGGGCAAACAGACTCATATGAGGAGGAACCGCCACTCTTAGAAG agTTGGGCATTAACTTTGACCATATCTGGCAGAAGACTCTGACTGTGTTAAATCCACTGAAGCCAGCTGATGGTAGTATTATGAATGAGACAGACCTCACTGGCCCTATTCTCTTCTGCATTGCCCTGGGAGCCACACTTTTGATG GCAGGGAAAGCACACTTTGGATATGTGTATGGCACCAGTGCCCTGGGATGTGCTGGGATGTACATGCTGTTGAACCTGATGAGTTGCTACAGCATATCCTGTGGATGTGTGGCAAGTGTGCTAGGATACTGTCTCCTGCCAATGGTAGCACTTTCTGCCTTTGCTGTAGTTTATTCCcttca AGGACTCCTAGGCACGTTGTTGGCCTTGTTCGTGATTGGCTGGTGCAGTCTTTCAGCTTCTAAGATGTTCAGTTCCGCTCTTGACATGAGTGGGCAACAGCTGCTTGTGGCCTACCCCTGTGCTCTCCTATACGGTGTCTTCGCTCTTCTCACTGTCTTCTGA
- the bbof1 gene encoding basal body-orientation factor 1-like, translated as MPIKKGKKPKKGKGKGKKDGKQESKRDTESDIERAKANAALWEARYDMTETSRIEYHEAARRLTKTNEQLTDLQHNTEKHTINVIAVLRGKDLENEEKIAALEQQLQLEKTRASQEKENLITEYTLKMGELEKTFKKKSSEFSMIEEDLKIISEFHKKKPQMEQELKNMKETMDNADLEHKKMLARMEQKFFNEKVHLEKEAEQKIAVLAERAHNEAIVHLDNASRSVFKENVRLNKALGYHIKEVEDLRKRNAVLAVENDTLTLHEERSQLIMNDTVSQIMTQRSTISDLKTKVSTLEQALASMVAEFEWKKADIKQLAVVRTQASSVELDKLQKLLSIRERELSRVKRLARSVVEQRTDMEILFHEALNQVKQEILMERQQHRQEAEVNRSRRMNEVLLGKREYAHIRTFKKTPHSTNSISTGMEEAEKSNLKNPKVKILEMVWEQRERVLRLLFAKMNDLKSKKPTHALALTESEGNQCSSDPGNADEESYATFLTQAPVSNMSSSTNFSALPDL; from the exons ATGCCGATTAAAAAAGGGAAAAAGCCAAAGAAGGGAAAGGG aaaaggaaagaaagatgGCAAGCAAGAGTCCAAACGGGATACAGAGTCCGACATTGAGAGGGCGAAAGCCAACGCGGCTCTGTGGGAGGCCAGGTATGATATGACCGAGACTTCACGCATTGAGTATCATGAAGCAGCTCGAAGACTGACCAAAACCAACGAGCAGCTCACAGATCTACAGCACAACACCGAGAAGCACACCATTAATGTCATTGCTGTTCTAAGGGGAAAAGACCTGGAAAATGaggagaag ATTGCTGCATTGGAACAACAATTACAGCTTGAGAAAACAAGGGCCTCTCAAGAAAAAGAGAATTTG ATCACTGAGTATACGCTGAAGATGGGTGAGCTAGAGAAGACGTTTAAGAAGAAATCTAGCGAGTTCAGCATGATTGAAGAGGATCTTAAGATCATCAGTGAGTTCCATAAGAAGAAGCCCCAAATGGAGCAAGAACTTAAAAAC ATGAAAGAAACTATGGACAATGCAGACCTGGAACATAAGAAAATGCTTGCAAGAATGGAGCAAAAGTTCTTCAATGAGAAG gTTCACCTTGAGAAAGAAGCTGAACAAAAGATTGCTGTGCTTGCAGAGAGAGCCCACAATGAAGCAATTGT ACATCTGGATAATGCTTCTCGCTCGGTGTTCAAGGAGAATGTACGTTTAAATAAGGCATTGGGTTACCACATCAAAGAGGTTGAGGATCTGCGGAAGAGAAATGCAGTGCTGGCCGTGGAAAACGACACCCTTACTCTGCATGAG GAGAGGAGTCAGCTGATTATGAATGACACAGTATCTCAGATTATGACCCAACGGAGCACAATTTCGGATCTCAAGACCAAGGTATCCACCCTGGAGCAGGCCCTGGCCAGCATGGTGGCAGAGTTTGAATGGAAGAAGGCTGACATCAAGCAGCTTGCTGTGGTCAGAACTCAGGCCAGCAGTGTAGAGCTGGACAAACTCCAGAAGCTCCTGAGCATAAGGGAGAGGGAGCTGAGCCGAGTGAAAAGACTAGCACGCAGCGTAGTGGAGCAGCGCACAGACATGGAGATCCTCTTCCACGAGGCTCTGAACCAAGTGAAACAGGAGATTCTAATGGAAAGACAACAGCACAG ACAGGAAGCAGAGGTAAATCGTAGCAGGAGGATGAATGAGGTTCTGTTAGGTAAAAGGGAGTACGCTCACATTCGAACTTTCAAAAAAACTCCCCACAGTACCAACAGCATTTCTACAGGAATGGAGGAGGCTGAGAAAAG CAATCTGAAGAATCCCAAAGTGAAAATATTAGAGATGGTCTGGGAGCAAAGAGAGAGAGTGCTCAGACTGCTCTTTGCTAAAATGAATGACCTGAAATCCAA GAAACCAACACATGCTCTAGCTTTGACAGAGTCTGAAGGGAACCAGTGTAGCAGCGATCCAGG GAATGCAGACGAGGAATCTTATGCAACCTTTTTAACCCAGGCACCAGTTTCCAATATGAGCTCCAGTACTAACTTCAGTGCTCTGCCAGACTTGTAG